The genomic segment TAGTCTCTAATCATAACCTGAAAAGAGACACACCTGTTTATGGAATCTATGGAATTAGTAACATGATCCCGAAGATGGCGGAAGCAGTGTAGACCAGTTAACTCATCCCCAGCCTAAAGAAGGTGGAAAACCATTTTAGCTTCTTGAAAAAGAGCACCCTAATAATCTAAAAGTATCCAACATCAATCACAGATGAACTTACCAACAAGTTCTGAAGATCGTCAGTTATATCCAAAGCTCCAGCACAATCTGCGGATGCAACAAGCTGAACAATAAAGAATCAAACTTCCatcaagaaaaagaggaaaacacacaaaaagtagCTAACTTGACAGTACTCTAAACAAATCAAAGTGAAAAATTTACCAATTTGAGCGCAGAGAGAGCTTGGTTAACATACAAAATAAGTCTCAATTTACGTTGCAGGTCCAACATATTAATCCTAGTTGAGCTCAGCCCTTGAATCTGTCGAGCTGAATCTACCAAATTCCTATCCAGGAGCCGAATCGTCTCTTTTAACTCACGAATCCTACTACAACCCTCAACAATCTTCACATTCAAATCCTGTAACTGTCCCTGCGCCTCAAAGAACGAATCAGACCTCACAGAGATCTCCTTCACAAGATGCAGCTCCACCACATCAAGATACTGTGAGAGCTTCTCTTGAAGCGCTAGATTCTCATTCAAGCTCGAAAAAGGGCAAGCAGAACGAAATGTAGCTCCGTCCTCAAGAGCAAAATCCTCCTTAAAGTAAAGCGAAGGAACCTCACGCAAGCAAGCAGCTAAACCCGAGACATGGCTCTCCTGATCAAACCCAGAGCTCTCTTCCCTTGTATGCTTTCTAATATCCTCAAACCTACCATGAGACTCAGAGATCGAAGAAACGTAGCCATGGAAGTCGGATCTGGTAAGGTCCGAACCAGGGAGCTTCGTTGAAGCAACAGGAGCGAACTCAGAGGGAGCTACAAATGTCGATGAAGACCACCAACCAACCCAAGACGCATCGGAACCATAAACACCAGACTTACCTCCATGTGGATTGTTAAGGATCGAAGAGAGACTCTGACTACTTGCATCGGAGATCGATTTGGTTAACGACGAtaaaggagaagaggaagaagaagaatggccaAGATCTAAGCTCGATCGGCTCGAATTGCCAATGGACCTTCCCATTAGGGAAGGGTGTGAATCCATAAGACCTTCACGCAATCAAAATCATGAACCAAAAATCACAAGTTGATCTGGAGAagaagttgaatttttttaaaaaatcagaagGATCTTTGGGGATGGATCGAATCGAATTTATAAGTTGTGAGAAAGGTTTGGTTTGATGATGAGAGTTTGGATCTGGAGAGAAGTGAAAAGCCCTCTCCGTTCTGGGTCGAGAAACTCGATAACTCGAAAGAGAGGTGATGGTGGTGTGTGCAGTGCGGGGTTTCACTCCGGAGATTTAATCGACGGTGGATTTGGTATCCACGTCATCTACAAAAAGAAGGATTAATGTTTACTTTTAGGGctcttgtttttaattttctgcTAATATTCGTAATTGTATTGCAGAAATATTTCATTGACATTGTAGACTTTGTAGTAATCGAGCTGGATCTTTACAAACATGTATAAAAATGATCCAGCGCTTTTTTTGCATATATCTTTTTCCACTGCAATGAATCAGATAGTTTTCAAGTTGCTTCCAAAATATCAGCTTAAACAAAGTTTACCGATTCTTTTACCACCAAACAGAAACAATAGAAATGATGCTTGACgtgtttcttgattcttcatcACCAATCATATATATCTGATTTTTCTTCTCCCTGTTGCTTTGAATCTTTGGTGTTCCTACCAACGGTTGCTTGTGTTGTGTCAGACACACATGGTGAAGTCCCAAGTAAAGACAAAAGTCTAAGAGTATTCGACTGTGTTGGTGTCTCAGAAACCATGGAAGATGTATTCTTGTGTATTCTAAATTTCTCACTTGTTGAAGAAGATCCAAGTGAAAGAGATAATCCTAGCCGATCCATTTCCGATGTTTTGGAAGCCACGGAAGATGTATTCTCAAGGACATGAGTTTCTTTGTTCCTCGGATGATGAAATTTACAAACATGGCCAAATTTGCAGTCGCCTGTCTTCATGTAATCTTGGCATTCGGGTTGGCTAGGTCTTTCTGGTAAAACATGATATCCCCAAGAAGATCTGAAAGAGGAATCATTTACCAAGGTAGAAGCTGAGCTATGCTGAACCTACAGAATTAAGCTAGCAGGTTTagaatgagaagagaaacaGAGTCTTTTTAAGCAAATAAGATATCTCATTCATATTGGGTTGATTAAGTTCAACGTGGAGGTCAGAAGTTTACTAGCATGTATTTGCCAATAAATTACCTCAGAAAGGCTTGTGGCTCTAGAGACCCTCTTCGctcctttcctttttcttagcCTTAAAATAACAGACTCAATAACTCTCTTCAATCGGCATCTCTTATATGGTGACGTTATATCCTCCAAGCTAGATAGATCCCTTGTATCCATGGAAGAGGCAGGACGTTTTGTGCCAAGTGTAACAGTAGCTTTCAGGTTACTTATACTCGATGGCAGGTGCTGAAGTCTTTTACAATTCTCCAGATCTAATGTAACAAGTCTAGTGAGTTCCTCGATTGATGATGGCATCTCTCTAATGGCAGTCCCGGCTAGATATAGCTCTTTCAGGTTTGGTGAGAAATCATGAAGCTCCTCAAGATCTGAGCAGCCAGATAGATTAAGAACTTCAAGAGATTCTAGATGAACAGTGGCAGGCATAATCCGCAAATGAGAACAATCTTTCAGACTCAAGAAAGTAAgcttgtgatgatgaagaataGATGAGTTAACTTTAACCAGACTCGTACATCCTTCAAGATCAATATGCTCAAGGTTCGTCGCCTTTGAAAGCCTTGGGAATTTAGTCAACTGCTGGGAGTGACTTAGAATGATCCTCTTTAGCTTCTCGAGATTCTGTTAAGAAACACCCAATATGAGTCACCGACTACAAACTAATTACCTCATGTATACAGCAGACTACACTATAATGTCAAGATATACCTTTGTTCCTTTCCATAGTTTAGTCAAGTTGCTATATGACATGTTCAGTTCTACAAGGTTTTCAGGATTGAAGTTCCGAGGTAAGGATCCAAGAGGATATTTTTCCCAGTGGAGTAGCCGTAGCTCATCAGGGAAAGAGTTAAGACCTTGAGGTATACAAACCTTGCAATGGTCAGAAGTTGGACAGTGGAGTTTGAACAATCTAAGTCGATACATCCTCTCAAATACAGTAGGACTCAACTCAAATGCTAAGTCAGACGCATCCAAAAATATGCCTTCAATTTCTTCTTTCCCCTGAGAAAATTGGAAAAGATGATGTGAAGAAAGGAGCATAAGCGGTAATCTAAAGTTTTCATAGATTCAATAGTCAATAGAGACACATTTTCGAAGACTTACTGAATTGTTTGTCAGCACGTCAACAATGTCATTGGGATTCCACAATCTGCTACGCTTGCCTGCCTCAAAgttttcttgacaaacaacaaaTCGACCCGTGTCTTGAAAAATGTTAGGCATATCTATCCTGTTATCAACAAGGCTGATGAGAGACTCATCAATGAGACCATAGATTCCTAAATCCGTAAGAAAACCGCAACCATCAAGGATGTTTACCACATGATCTTTATCCTCCCCTCTAAAAAAACATGCAAGGTCCAAAAAGATGTTCTTCTCGTTGTCATCTAGTCCACTAAAACTTCTTCTAAATGCATCCTGAATCTCGACTGGAGGATGTTGGCGCAATCTTCTCAGATGTTCTTCCTCATCATTAGCACAATGATTTAGTACAGACGAACCTAAGACTCCCAGAGCCAATGGAATGCCACTAGCGTAGTTCACCAGCTCCGAGATCGATGACATACTTCTACTCCAATTTTCTTTAGTGGAAAAATAGCAGCAAACGCAAAGAGATTCAAACTCGGATAGTTTTGGGATTTGGTAAAGCTCTTTGGCGTTACACTGTACAAGAACTTGCCTATTCCTAGATGTTAAAATGATTGTATGTCCGCCAGAAAACCAACCAAACCCCCCAAACAAAAATTCTGCATCTCTAGCATTACTCACACCATCAAGAACAATGAGAACCCTTTTATCAAGGAGCCTATCCCTTGTGAAACTTAATTTTGTATCACATACGTCTGTGAAAACTTTTTCTTCCCCAAAGATTTTCGAGAAGAATTCATCACGCAAATGACTAAgcccttttgtttgacacattttATCAAAGTCTGGCATAAAGTAGCACACGTCATATTTCCCAGCTTGTGTTCTGAAAATGTCTCTAGAGATGATAGTCTTCCCTATGCCAGCCATACCCCAAAGTCCAACAATATGTGGGGCTAAAGATTGAGAACAATGCACCAGAGACAATATAACCTCGAAAGGATGCTTGATTCCGTTAGTTTCAGAACTGAGCAGGAAGCAAACATCTTTGAAGATATCCTTGGCAAGCATAATAACTTGATGCCTGCGCATTAGCAAAACATCATAAATACAAAGTACCAAAACAACATACTTCTGATAAAAAGGCTCTGCTCCTGTATTGCTTAAGTGTTGGATAGGCAAATTTTTGaaaggactttttttttttttttgcaaagcaTATGATACGTATAAATGTTGgcagagcaaaagaaaaaaaaaatgatctgatCTAATAAAGATTGTCTTATTTAGAAAGAAACTAACAATATTCCATTAATTTTACGAAAGTCAGAGACAGTCACTATATCATAATATCATACAGATAGAAGATGATGGCAcagtgaaagaagagagaaatcaatTTACCTCTCCATATAGTGATATCTATTGATGGAAGTTAATTTGATCATAGCCGCCCTCCATTTCAGAACTTGAGATGCCTGGACTAAATTCTCAAGTCGTGAGAATCCTCAAGACTAACTTTAAAAAACACAGGAATAAGCAGAAGATTGTTTGCTTTCAAATACTCCATGGTCGCGACAAATCCATCCAGACACTCTGTGGAACGAGCATAGTTCATCGAGAAAATAATAACAGCAACCCGAGATCTGTATAGCATCTCAGGACACCCATTCACTATGCTCCTGGTTATATCATATCTCAAAGGAGCAAAGCCACGGAGACACAACTCATTAAAGATATAGCTGATAAAGTATCTCTCCTCGGAGTCTTGGTCGTTGTCACCACCACAAGAAACGAGTAAGACAGGTTCAAACCCTGTAATGCTATGCCCGGGAAACTTTAGCTGGAGAGGAGTATCAACTTCCTCGGAGGGTGTGACTGAGTTTCCAAGAGAAGCTTCAAcgctctccttcttcttcttcccgcCAGATTCACTGCGGAGGAACTCACTCAAAGCTTCCCAGCCGTCTTCCATTGATTTCGAATCTTCTTCCATTGATTTCGAGGATCGATGTGTGgtttctttacaaaattttggtttctcAGATCTTCATAAGTAAGTCAACTCCACTACTCATCCTCAACCTCCcgatatcatttttttaaaaacaaacaccTACTCTGCGGAGCAAgtcaatgaattttttttttattggttttaaccCCAAATTTGTTCTCAATCCTCATTTCCTAACCTTGAAGTTTCTTTTGCAATGGATGCTGCATCGTCCTCCAAATCGGATCCATCCCGCCGGAAATACGACGTGTTTCTCAGTTTCAGAGGTGAAGACACGCGTCATTCCTTCACTAGCTATCTCCGAGATTTTCTACGCCGGAAAGGGATCGATGCTTTCATCGATGAGAAACTCCGGCGAGGCAGCGTTCTCTCAAAACTTCTCGAGAGGATAGAGCAATCGAAGATCTCGATCGTCGTTTTCTCAGAGAACTACGCGAATTCCGTTTGGTGCTTAGAGGAACTCGCTAAGATCATCGAGTGTAAAAATACCTTCGATCAGGTGGTTTTACCGATCTTCTACAAAGTTCCGACATCTGACGTGAAGTATCAAAAGGGAAGATTCGGAGCTCCGTTCGAGAGATCCGATGAGAATTTCCCGGGATTTGAACACAGGGTTCCGGCATGGAGAGAAACCCTAAGAGCTGCTTCTGAAATCGCCGGCTATGTACTGCCGGAGAAAAGGTACCCCCTAGTCCCCTAATAATCTCGATTTTGACTTTCTGAGTTTTGATTGAACTCTGGTTTACGATTTTGGTTAGTCTCGGTTTACTGTTTTAAAAGACTAGATGTTGGGTTGAGTTTTCATTGAGTTCCCAGTCTATGATTTGGTTAGATGGGTTTGAGATTCAATTTTATTGGTTAAGCCTCGGTTTACTGTTTTATACGTACTGATACGACCTAGATATAACCACTTTGTTAGATCAGTGTTCACTATCTTAACTATGCGTCTAATGCAAGGAGACTACTTTCATGAAGGTCAATTAGTAGtccttattttctttctctttttttctgtttatttgttacaattatttCCTTATTATTGATGATACATTTGGCAGCCCGGAGTGTGAGTTCGTTGACAAAATTGCCAAAGAAACGTTCAAGATTCTAAACAAGTTGTCTCCATCTGAAATTCAAGGTCTTCCGGGGATTGAATCGCGTGTGATGGAACTGGAAAACATGATGTGTTTTGAAGAAAAGACTTGTGTGCGAGTTGTTGGAGTTCTTGGGATGGCTGGGATTGGTAAGACAACTGTTGCAGATTGTGTGTATAAGCGAAACTACGGTCACTTTGATGGTTACTGCTTTCTTGCAAATATTCACAATGAGTCAAAACTACATGGAGTAGACCATTTGCAGCAGAAACTCCTCCGTAAGCTATTAGATGAAGACAATCTTGATGTTGGAGCTCCTGAAGGAGCACACGAAGCCTTGAAGGATCGTCTTAGGAATAAGAAAAATTTTATTGTGCTCGACGATGTGACTAACGAAAACCAAATCAGACTTCTTATTGGGAAAGGGGGAAAGGAGCTGTACCGAGAAGGAACTCGGATTGTTATAACAACAAGGGACAAGAAACTGCTAGAGAATGTTGTGAATGAAACATATGTGGTTCCTAGATTGAGCGGAAGAGAAGCTTTGGAGCTCTTCTGCTTGAGTGCATTTTCTAGTAATCTCTGCGCTACAGCCGAGCTCATGGATCTATCAAACAAGTTTGTGGATTATTCTAAAGGGCATCCATTAGCTCTGAAATTGTTAGGTTCTGACCTATGCCAGAGAGATAATTTATATTGGATTAGGAAATTGGAGAGACTGCAGAGAAGACCAGATGGAAAGATTCAAGAAGTCTTGAAAATGAGTTATGAAGAACTATGTCCGGAAGAACAGAGCATATTTCTAGATGTTGCTTGCTTCTTTAGATCAGAAAAGTTGGATTTTGTTTCGATGATTCTGAGCACTTACCATATTGATGCTTCTAATGTGATAAATGACCTTGTTGACAAGTGCTTGATAACCGTTTCAAATAAGCGGCTTGAGATGCATGACTTACTGCTGACGATGGGGAGGGAAATTGGCTACGAATCATACATCAAAGAGGCAGGTAACCGCGGTCGGTTATGGGAGAAGGAAGATATTTGTCGCGTTTTAAAGTATAAAACGGTGAGCCATGATGTtgtattttgttcttaagaaTGTGATTCTTCTACTGTAGTTTTTCTTAACTTTCTGTTTTCCAGGGGACTGCAGAAATTAGGGGCATCTTCTTGGATATGTCTAACGTAGAAAGCATGAAGCTAAGTGCTAATATTTTCACGAGAATGTTGAGTCTCAAATTCCTGAAAATCTACAATTCTCATTGCTCCAAGTGGTGTGAAAACCATTGTAGATTTCGTTTTCCGAGTGGGCTTGATTGCTTTCCAGATGAGTTGGTGTATCTCCACTGGCAGGGGTACCCTCTGGAGTATCTGCCAGAGAACTTTAACCCGAAGAAACTCATTGATCTTAGTCTTCGTTATAGCAGCATTAAGCAACTATGGGAAGATGAGAAGGTTAGCGGTAAATTCTCCCATTATACTATAGTGTGATGCTGTGATCAAGTATgtgattattaaattatttatcttGCAGAACACAGGAGAGTTAAGGTGGGTTGATCTCAGCTACTCGAAAGACTTACTGAATCTATCTGGCTTGTTGGAAGCTCGTAAACTCGAGAGATTAAATCTTGAATGCTGTACAAGTTTAACCAAATGTTCATCAATCCAGCACATGGACAGTCTTGTTTCACTGAATCTCAGAGATTGCATAAACCTCAAGCGTCTTCCAAAGAGTATaaatctgaaatttttgaaGGTTCTTGTCCTTAGTGGCTGTTCAAAACTCAAGAAATTCCCAACTATTTCAGATAACATAGAATCTTTACATCTGGATGGCACAGCAGTAAAAAGAGTTCCTGAATCCATAGAGAGTCTCCTGAAACTTGCTGTGttaaatctaaagaaatgttGCAGGTTGATGCATCTTCCTGACACTCTTTGCAAACTCAAGTCTCTAAAAGAACTGATTCTCTCTGGCTGTTCAAAGCTAGAGAGTTTTCCGGATATTCATGAAGACATGGGAAGCTTAGAGATTCTGCTCATTGATGATACAGCCATTAAACAAACTCCCAGAAAAATGTGTATGAGTAATCTCAAGATGTTTTCGTTTGATGGATCTAAAGTCCAAGATTTCAGGGGTTTGGAATTGCTGCCTTTCTCAGGCTGCTCTCAGTTATCAGACATGTATCTCACAGATTGTAATCTGTACAAGTTGCCGGACAACTTTAGCTGCTTATCCTCGCTGCAGTCTCTATGCTTGAGCAAAAACAATATCGAGAATCTACCAGGAAGCATTAAGAAACTTCATCATCTCAAGTCTCTTTACTTGAAGCATTGTCAAAAGCTCATCTCACTGCCAGTGCTTCCATCAAATCTGCAGTACTTGGATGCTCATGGCTGTATCTCACTTGAAACAGTAGCTAAACCTATGACGCTTCTTGTGATAGCTGAAAAGACCCATTCTACTTTTGTATTCACAGATTGCTTCAAGCTAAACCGAGATGCACAAGAAAATATTGTGGCTCATACTCAACTCAAGAGTCAAATACTGGTGAATGGATCTCTTCAACGTAATCATCATAAGGTCCAATATTTGTTTGCTCTTATATTACACACCAGTGTCATTTCCTATAACATGTCTTTCTTAAATGGGTTTTTCGTTTTATCATTTCAGGAACTAGTTTTGGAACTTTTAGCTGCAgtaagctttccaggaaatgATTTGCCATTATGGTTCCGCCATCAGAGAATGGGATCTTCAATGGAAATCAACCTGCCTCCACACTGGTGCGACGATAAATTCATCGGACTTTCTCTCTGCACTGTTGTCTCTTTCAAGGACTATGAAGATAAAACCAGCCGGTTCTCggtaatatgcaagtgcaagtTTAGAAACAAAGACGGTCATTCCATCAGCTTTACTTGCAATCTTGGAGGATGGACTGAGTCATCTGGATTATCAAGCCACGAAGAACCAAGACGACTTAGCTCTGATCATGTGTTCATCAGTTATAACAACTGTTTCCACGCCAAGAATATCCATGATCTCAATAGATGTTGTAACACCACCGCTTCATTCAAATTCTTTGTTACTGAtggcaaaaccaaaaaaatgctAGATTGCTGTGAGGTGGTGAAATGTGGTATGGACTTTTTTTATACACTCGACGAGAGTGATTATAGATTGCAGGggttaaaagagaaaaaccTCGAGAAAGCGGTGTCTGGAAAAGAAACAGATCTCAATGAAACCACCAACGATGAAGATGTTTTGGCCAAGAGAGGCCGTTTCTGTGTACAAGAAGAAGAGCTACTgaacaagaaaagaacaaagGAAGAAATCACTTTTTCTGATCATGAGTGTTCTGTAACTTCTGTTCTTAGTTGCATGGAGCCAACAAAGCCAAATCTCTGTAATTAACTAATTGTAGAGAGCTTATTTGGCACGATGAGTCGATGAGTGGTATCAGACATAGGTTGTTCATCCTTAAAAGAGTAATGATATATGACCAAAAGTAATATCTTTTATCCCTCTTTCTCATACATACGGCTACTTTGAACTTTGACGTATTAATTAGTACCTCACTTCTGACTATAGTTTCATCTCTGCTCATGTACGACTAACTTTCACCTTTATAATACAAATGATGCTTGCGAGTTGAGATAATTAAACACGACTTATATTGATTCCCGCATTACCAATCATCAACCAACGACTTATATGGATCTTACACGACTTTCTTCCTGGTCTGTATCAATGACGCCTTTACCAGCGGTTGCTTGTCTTGCCTCAGACACAGTCATTTGGCTTTCTCAGTTGATGTTTCTAGAAGCTTATCCGACGGTAGACTCAAGAATGCAGATCCAAATGAATCAAATCTCAGCATATCCATGTGCGGACTCTTGGAAGGAATGGAACATGCGTTCTTCTAGTACGTTAACACCCACATAGGATGTTAAAACGGACAGGACTCATGACGCTGTTTCTTCTGCCAATATATAATTTGCGCACACGTTATTCCTATCATAAGAGATGAAACGAATCCAGTAAGTAAAGGATCACGCACCCACACAGAAGCTGAGATAAGAACAGACATCAAGTTTTAACTTCATTGGACCAGTTTCAAGCTAGTACGGATGCGTTTTTGTCATTAACTTGAACAAGATGCATTGGTGGATAGCTTTCTGAAGTGGCTTACCGGCCATCGTGGGAAACCTATGGGGGTTTAGTAAATCTCAGGGACAGGGGTTTCTCAGTCACAGATGATTAAATTTCTTCACAAACACTATCACATTTACGCTCTCCCGTGCTCATGTAATATGCGTATTCAGGTTGCCCGGGTCTTTCTGGGAAAATATTTCCTCGAGGCAATCCACAAAAAAGACCTGTAAGAGGCATCAAGCTGAACCTGCAAATTGAAGCTATTTGGTTTAGAAGAGGAGAGACGTCTTTTAACCACTAAGaaatgtcatttgaaatatatcaaaTCTGTCAACTCAAGATAACTGAATGCTTTCTCAgtaagaacccaaaaaaaaaggcaaaagaagaagagaacatcagTTATTGAAGAGCCAGAAgcattatataacaaaaaactacaaatactaacatgttaccaaataatacaaacaaatcAACATCAAATCAGTTTGATTGAATTAAAAGTGACATCAGAAGCCTACTATCATGTACTTGCCAATGAACGTTTCAGATGTTTACCTCTGCAAGGTTTGTAGTCTAGAGACTGGTAAATCCCTCCCCCCAAACTGGTTAATGGT from the Camelina sativa cultivar DH55 chromosome 12, Cs, whole genome shotgun sequence genome contains:
- the LOC104731621 gene encoding probable WRKY transcription factor 19 codes for the protein MIKLTSINRYHYMERHQVIMLAKDIFKDVCFLLSSETNGIKHPFEVILSLVHCSQSLAPHIVGLWGMAGIGKTIISRDIFRTQAGKYDVCYFMPDFDKMCQTKGLSHLRDEFFSKIFGEEKVFTDVCDTKLSFTRDRLLDKRVLIVLDGVSNARDAEFLFGGFGWFSGGHTIILTSRNRQVLVQCNAKELYQIPKLSEFESLCVCCYFSTKENWSRSMSSISELVNYASGIPLALGVLGSSVLNHCANDEEEHLRRLRQHPPVEIQDAFRRSFSGLDDNEKNIFLDLACFFRGEDKDHVVNILDGCGFLTDLGIYGLIDESLISLVDNRIDMPNIFQDTGRFVVCQENFEAGKRSRLWNPNDIVDVLTNNSGKEEIEGIFLDASDLAFELSPTVFERMYRLRLFKLHCPTSDHCKVCIPQGLNSFPDELRLLHWEKYPLGSLPRNFNPENLVELNMSYSNLTKLWKGTKNLEKLKRIILSHSQQLTKFPRLSKATNLEHIDLEGCTSLVKVNSSILHHHKLTFLSLKDCSHLRIMPATVHLESLEVLNLSGCSDLEELHDFSPNLKELYLAGTAIREMPSSIEELTRLVTLDLENCKRLQHLPSSISNLKATVTLGTKRPASSMDTRDLSSLEDITSPYKRCRLKRVIESVILRLRKRKGAKRVSRATSLSEVQHSSASTLVNDSSFRSSWGYHVLPERPSQPECQDYMKTGDCKFGHVCKFHHPRNKETHVLENTSSVASKTSEMDRLGLSLSLGSSSTSEKFRIHKNTSSMVSETPTQSNTLRLLSLLGTSPCVSDTTQATVGRNTKDSKQQGEEKSDIYDW
- the LOC104731619 gene encoding disease resistance-like protein CSA1, with protein sequence MDAASSSKSDPSRRKYDVFLSFRGEDTRHSFTSYLRDFLRRKGIDAFIDEKLRRGSVLSKLLERIEQSKISIVVFSENYANSVWCLEELAKIIECKNTFDQVVLPIFYKVPTSDVKYQKGRFGAPFERSDENFPGFEHRVPAWRETLRAASEIAGYVLPEKSPECEFVDKIAKETFKILNKLSPSEIQGLPGIESRVMELENMMCFEEKTCVRVVGVLGMAGIGKTTVADCVYKRNYGHFDGYCFLANIHNESKLHGVDHLQQKLLRKLLDEDNLDVGAPEGAHEALKDRLRNKKNFIVLDDVTNENQIRLLIGKGGKELYREGTRIVITTRDKKLLENVVNETYVVPRLSGREALELFCLSAFSSNLCATAELMDLSNKFVDYSKGHPLALKLLGSDLCQRDNLYWIRKLERLQRRPDGKIQEVLKMSYEELCPEEQSIFLDVACFFRSEKLDFVSMILSTYHIDASNVINDLVDKCLITVSNKRLEMHDLLLTMGREIGYESYIKEAGNRGRLWEKEDICRVLKYKTGTAEIRGIFLDMSNVESMKLSANIFTRMLSLKFLKIYNSHCSKWCENHCRFRFPSGLDCFPDELVYLHWQGYPLEYLPENFNPKKLIDLSLRYSSIKQLWEDEKNTGELRWVDLSYSKDLLNLSGLLEARKLERLNLECCTSLTKCSSIQHMDSLVSLNLRDCINLKRLPKSINLKFLKVLVLSGCSKLKKFPTISDNIESLHLDGTAVKRVPESIESLLKLAVLNLKKCCRLMHLPDTLCKLKSLKELILSGCSKLESFPDIHEDMGSLEILLIDDTAIKQTPRKMCMSNLKMFSFDGSKVQDFRGLELLPFSGCSQLSDMYLTDCNLYKLPDNFSCLSSLQSLCLSKNNIENLPGSIKKLHHLKSLYLKHCQKLISLPVLPSNLQYLDAHGCISLETVAKPMTLLVIAEKTHSTFVFTDCFKLNRDAQENIVAHTQLKSQILVNGSLQRNHHKELVLELLAAVSFPGNDLPLWFRHQRMGSSMEINLPPHWCDDKFIGLSLCTVVSFKDYEDKTSRFSVICKCKFRNKDGHSISFTCNLGGWTESSGLSSHEEPRRLSSDHVFISYNNCFHAKNIHDLNRCCNTTASFKFFVTDGKTKKMLDCCEVVKCGMDFFYTLDESDYRLQGLKEKNLEKAVSGKETDLNETTNDEDVLAKRGRFCVQEEELLNKKRTKEEITFSDHECSVTSVLSCMEPTKPNLCN